A portion of the Punica granatum isolate Tunisia-2019 chromosome 7, ASM765513v2, whole genome shotgun sequence genome contains these proteins:
- the LOC116213692 gene encoding cytosolic sulfotransferase 7-like, whose amino-acid sequence MATSSVKAEQCFLPNSKEEEEYVEETYKRYKELIIPTLPLEKEWMSENLYMLQGSWYGPGRPPSWDPEILPSPRLLSTHVPYNTMPELAKGPKRCRTVHMWRDPKDVVVSFWYYASIKKRRYWKASLEYPNNVLFLKYEDTKMDKVWHVKRLAKFLGQPFTSEEEEKGTVLEIMELCNIGELPGVLPKR is encoded by the exons ATGGCAACTTCATCTGTCAAGGCAGAGCAATGCTTTCTGCCCAATTCCAAGGAAGAGGAGGAATATGTGGAGGAAACTTATAAAAGATACAAAGAACTCATAATCCCAACTCTTCCATTGGAAAAGGAATGGATGAGTGAGAATCTATACATGCTCCAAGGCTCTTGGTACGGCCCCG GACGACCCCCATCATGGGACCCGGAGATACTTCCCTCGCCTCGCCTGCTGTCCACTCATGTTCCCTACAACACGATGCCCGAGTTAGCCAAGGGTCCCAAACGTTGCCGCACCGTGCACATGTGGAGGGACCCTAAGGACGTGGTTGTTTCCTTCTGGTACTATGCAAGCATCAAGAAAAGAA GGTACTGGAAAGCAAGTCTGGAGTACCCTAACAATGTATTGTTCCTGAAATATGAAGACACGAAAATGGATAAGGTATGGCATGTGAAGAGGTTGGCCAAGTTCTTAGGGCAGCCGTTCACCTccgaggaagaggagaagggCACCGTGCTTGAGATTATGGAGCTTTGTAACATTGGGGAGCTACCGGGAGTACTTCCGAAAAGGTGA